The window ATCTATCTTGAAACATATCTGGATCTTATTTGCACAAGCAGGATCTATTTGGGTAGCCTGGTTGCATGATAACCCCAGGACAGATTGAAAGAGTAGGACTTTATAGGGGACTCAGCTTGTATTGTCTGCACAAATGGAGTTAAGAGCAGAAACCACTTGTTATTTAAATTCTCTTAGAAGAATTTGGAAGGAAGTTCATCTGTCTTGTAATCAATCTGAAAATTGAGATGGAAGAAAATCATGGAATGTGGTTTGAGGCGGTTGAGAAGTAAAAGTTTAGAGCTGTATGCTGCAAGATAACCTTGGGAGCAGCCATTTATCATGTCTGGCTTCAAAGGAATGCCAGAATTCATGTCAAGGCACATCTTTAGACAGCATGTTACACATCATTAGGAATTCTATTCTTAATACAGTGTTGTGTTGTAAATGGGAAATACCCTACTCTGTCATTAGTAAGGACTCTCTTAAAAAGTCTGCTGTTTAGAATTCATGAGGATCAGGTGTCTTATGAGCTATGGTGTGCTCTGGACTTGTAAATATGTGAGGTGTCTTTgtttatgcaatttttttagtttgagtGTCCAGGCTGTAAATTTTTTGCTCTTTAAGAATATTAAAGATttatccaaaagaaataaaattgcctataagTGAATGCATATATCTTTAGAACCTGAATTGCATTGCCTGAAGAATTTTCAGGAATTGTCCAAGGGAAGGCAAATGATGATGATTTCGGATTTGTTGATACACAACCTGGATTTGTTGATGGGCAAGGTCTGATTTTCCTGCAAGAACAtaacattttctcaaatggTTGACAGCAAACCTTGAAATTTGAACACATAAGGGTCATATTTTGACTACTAAGCAAAAAAGCAGTGTCattgaatataaaaatgaaaatcagtGAAAGCCATTTTCTAATCTTATTGGAAATTCTTTAAAATACAAACAAGTTATGAAAGTTAGACACATATGACATATGGAATATTAATGTTATCATATTATTATAAGTGAACAAGAAGAGCAAAACCCGTTACACATAAATGCACAACATAGTATGTAACCAAAAAACAAACGTATTGATGTCTTAGCCTAACAATAAAAATAGcattataataaaaagtatCCAAACATAGCCATAGATTCAAGTCCGATGGTAACTacctataaaaatatatattcaacaAAAAGAGCAAAGcccattaaagaaaaatgaatttcaACACGTACCCATTTTCGAGTCCAGTCTCCAAAGTCTTGGACTCAGAGAATGGAGTGGTAGGACTAGGAGGGAGTTGAAAGGACTGAGAGTTGAAAGAAGGGATTGCCAGAGAAGGTAATGGGGAGCTTAAAGTTGCAGCTAGAGCTAAAGAGAGTAGCTTTGATAAGAgaatgggttttgggtttggatttagTGAAGTAGTTTCTGGGATTTGAAGGCAAAGAGAGGTCTTGGGGGTTGAAGGCTTGGAAGAAGTTGAAGGAAGTGGAGGGAGAAGATGACCAATCAAATTCATGATTGTGAAAGTCTGTTATCCTTTCAAAACACCAGCCATTTCGGTTTCATTTTATGTCCTCTGAGAACGGTGCCGTTTTCTTGACTTTATTTTAGAGTCGCTGATAGTTACACGTTGTGCACAGACATATAGTGAAAATGTGCATGACGGTGTATAACTAAACGTATACAACAATAATTAACTAGTTCTAAATTCATGTGATGTGtggaaatatataattattttgaaatgtgACATAATGAATactttattctctaaattttattttagataattttgttatcactaaaaattaaacaatttctaaaccAAATACTACTAAGAAGCTAAAGAAACGTGAGGATGGTTCATGGATGAATTCAAAAGATGAGCTGTAATTTTTGGAAGAGGAAGAGACAAAACCGAAAGAAATGCGATAGGTGAAGGGCTAAATTACCAGTGAGTTGGATTTAATGTGGAAAGTGGAAATGTTAGCCAATTGTGTTGTTGGGTGGATGAGGAGTCTAGAATCCAGATACAAAACGTTTTAGCTTTCATTGAAGTGGACCAAAAGGATTGAAGTGGAGTACGGAAAGAGGGCTGAATTACCAGTGAGTTGGATTTAATGTGGAAAGTGGAAACGTTAGCCGATTGTGTTGTTGGGTAGATGAGGAGTCTAGAATCCATATACAAAACGTTTTAGCTTTCATTGAAGTGGACCAAAAGGATTGAAGTGGAGTACGGAAAGAGACCAAACAGATCAAATGGGTCAAACTAATCTGAATGGACTAAACAAGACTGAACTGGACCAAAATGAATGAAAGTTGACAAAAATGGACTAAACTGGACCGAAATAAACcaaatggactgaagtggaacataatggaccaaagtggattAAAAGAGACCAAAATGTTATACTGATGTGGCTTAATAGgaacataataataaatgctatgttttaacttttaaatattatataaatttagtttataaactttaaatattatataaatttagtttataaactttaaataaatttatttatccTCTAAATCAAGTTGTAGAGCGAGATTTGAATCCAAATTCTCTTCATAAGAGAAACTATATTATGCTattaagttacaagactcttaatTGATACAAAACCATTTACATGGGGAAATTTGCCATGTAACATTATTTTTAGAacaatttagttagttgtcaaGTTTGCAAAActattttgtaaactaatatcttGAGGCTCTGAAACTTAAGTTTAGTAAAAGAAATCAAGTCTCTAAGCCTTGAGTTCCAAGTGGTGGCAAgctgatgtggaaaaaaaattcatgtggaactcgagttcctgcAGTTGGATATGGGTTTATTTGTATTGGGTTgtgggttcttcttcttcttcttcttctttagatcTCCGGCCTGCTTCTTTCTCTGTATGCTCTATGGTACTCGAGTTCCACGTAGATTATTGTAGGGGCCTTTTCTGTGCGATATGGTatgttgggctgcctcctgcggtaatgggctgggctgcctcctgcggtgaTGGGCTCTAGTGTTTCTGAGTAAGAGAGctggggccggtccaattgtaactcaacttgggccagtttgtgcacaaacttatgcccTGTCTGCCAGGAGCAAGTTTACGGCAAGTAGAACTGTTGCAGACGAATTACGGCAGGTGGAACTGCTGCAGACGAGTTACGgcaggcagatataataataactaaaacagagtattttgacttatttaaataaacgGCTATGTATTCCCTGctaataaagcatgattacagtcataATGATATCAATCACAGagaagaatgaagaaaataatactggCTAATTTAAATGGGgataaattaagttttaagcTTATTCTGCCGCAACAAAGCTAAAGAGGAAAGAACGcatcttctcaatgcaaataaccTCCCCAGGAAAAGGATCCTGCAGTGGAGATTAATGgttttgagggagtcggacctgaatggttgttTGCTCAAAAGAAAGAGGGTCCTTGCTTGCGTTTTGGAAGAATGTAAGATTTGAAGGGGAAAAGGGAGAAAACGATCTATGGGTGCATGCCCTCTTTGAAATAACTCTcgtttttcttagttttttttcttatctttttcctttcttcttgctCTGTTTTCTCCTTTTTACTCAAGAAAATATACTCTGTTTTTCGATCCCCTTTACAGGGCATGGCAAGAGCCTTTTTATAGTGTCTGCCACAACCATGGTTTTACcattttgccccttaaccgcctcTGTCTAgtctgggcgtacttgccgaccaccagaGGTGTGTGCCACTCACCCTTGCCAGACAGAGGTAGGTTTCAGTTCTCCCCCTGTCGTAGCACTTCTTTCCTGCCACggtataaatgctttctctctctactctcagaGCATGcaccaacggttccccctcaaacttgcctcttttgggtggtctatcatcccagcaggacgtacctcccaaaagaggcttgggcaggagccgtaaatagatatttttccctctccccaccaccaaaccacaccccctttacctcttacctctggcccatggccccaccatgtcctatattggctgggtataggttggtggtgcctgggccttgcgcgtgcttccctttcaaatttgtccaagagtttgcctgctgctcatgcgtctgccGTGACCTGGAGACTCTTCGTCTGCGTTTTCCTGGCCTTTCATGTGGGCTTTCCTTTGGTTTTTCGCTCCATTTAGGAGCTGGGCCTCGTATGATAATGGGCTTCACATTTCCTTGGcccacttttgattttctttactgCCTGCCACGTtgaactgttattcctgccgtaataacttaatcctgctggacctccttttgggccagccgtttatcccttttctcagtggcctattgtgggcactgttttgcttttactcatgggctcctatgtccctttgggcttttcCTTTGGACATCCGTGGTCCGattgctttccttgggcttcctcggcccgt of the Quercus robur chromosome 10, dhQueRobu3.1, whole genome shotgun sequence genome contains:
- the LOC126702779 gene encoding thylakoid lumenal 17.9 kDa protein, chloroplastic isoform X1; translated protein: MNLIGHLLPPLPSTSSKPSTPKTSLCLQIPETTSLNPNPKPILLSKLLSLALAATLSSPLPSLAIPSFNSQSFQLPPSPTTPFSESKTLETGLENGKIRPCPSTNPGCVSTNPKSSSFAFPWTIPENSSGNAIQKLQEAILKTQKNAKIQVVEDTPNGQYLQAEVDDGGFGRDVLEFLVKGDVVAYRSIATKVTYVYPFTTALGDSKGQEERMKKIIDQLGWYAPSFDTMD
- the LOC126702779 gene encoding thylakoid lumenal 17.9 kDa protein, chloroplastic isoform X2, whose protein sequence is MNLIGHLLPPLPSTSSKPSTPKTSLCLQIPETTSLNPNPKPILLSKLLSLALAATLSSPLPSLAIPSFNSQSFQLPPSPTTPFSESKTLETGLENGKIRPCPSTNPGCVSTNPKSSSFAFPWTIPENSSGNAIQKLQEAILKTQKNAKIQVVEDTPNGQYLQAEVDDGGFGRDVLEFLVKGDVVAYRSIATKVTYVYPFTTALGDSKGQEERMKKIIDQLGWI